From a single Pseudomonas cremoricolorata genomic region:
- a CDS encoding PsiF family protein, with amino-acid sequence MKMITVPLLLLGLSLSASTFAATPQQEKMKSCNAQASGQSLKGDERKAFMSQCLKAKPATQQEKMKTCNADASAKTLKGDERKAFMSDCLKKK; translated from the coding sequence ATGAAGATGATCACCGTGCCTCTGTTGCTGCTCGGCCTTTCACTCAGTGCCAGCACGTTCGCCGCCACCCCCCAGCAAGAGAAAATGAAATCCTGCAACGCCCAGGCCAGCGGGCAGTCGCTCAAGGGCGATGAGCGCAAGGCGTTCATGAGCCAGTGCCTGAAAGCCAAGCCCGCGACTCAGCAGGAAAAGATGAAAACCTGTAACGCCGATGCCAGCGCCAAGACCCTCAAGGGTGACGAGCGCAAGGCGTTCATGAGTGATTGTCTGAAGAAGAAATGA
- the osmE gene encoding osmotically-inducible lipoprotein OsmE, producing the protein MIKQTLALLLVGASLAACSSHPENPVDHVTYRNEPLVKHVKDGMTMQKVIAIGGSPSSVIDLPNGGTCNDYILNHEGQQQPYYVRFDVTGHVDAKGFKTCKQREEERRATPGA; encoded by the coding sequence ATGATCAAACAGACGCTCGCACTTCTTCTGGTTGGTGCCTCCCTGGCCGCCTGTAGCAGCCACCCGGAGAACCCGGTGGACCATGTCACCTACCGCAATGAACCGCTGGTCAAGCACGTCAAGGACGGCATGACCATGCAGAAGGTCATCGCCATCGGCGGCAGCCCCTCCAGTGTGATCGATCTGCCCAACGGCGGCACCTGCAATGACTACATCCTCAACCATGAGGGTCAGCAGCAACCCTATTACGTGCGCTTCGATGTCACTGGCCATGTCGATGCCAAAGGCTTCAAGACCTGCAAACAACGTGAAGAGGAACGCCGCGCCACCCCAGGCGCCTAA
- a CDS encoding ferritin-like domain-containing protein, translating into MSNVELTDKETLRARARQHVENGAVTEGYSADRKEIIKLLNEALATELVCVLRYKRHYFMADGIKANVAAEEFLEHANQEAAHADKIAERIVQLGGEPEFNPDLLSKNSHAQYVAGTNLKEMVLEDLVAERIAIDSYREVVQYIGDKDPTTRRILEDILAQEEEHADDMADLLNGL; encoded by the coding sequence ATGAGCAATGTTGAACTGACCGATAAAGAAACCCTGCGCGCCCGCGCCCGCCAGCACGTCGAGAACGGCGCCGTCACCGAAGGCTACAGCGCTGATCGCAAAGAGATCATCAAGCTGCTGAACGAGGCGCTGGCAACTGAGTTGGTGTGCGTGCTTCGCTACAAGCGCCATTACTTCATGGCAGATGGCATCAAGGCCAATGTCGCCGCCGAGGAATTCCTCGAGCACGCCAATCAGGAAGCCGCGCACGCTGACAAGATTGCCGAACGCATCGTGCAACTGGGGGGCGAGCCGGAATTCAACCCCGATCTCCTGAGCAAGAACTCCCACGCTCAATATGTCGCTGGCACGAACCTCAAGGAGATGGTCCTGGAGGACTTGGTCGCCGAGCGTATCGCCATCGACAGCTACCGCGAAGTCGTGCAGTACATCGGCGATAAAGACCCTACCACTCGCCGCATCCTGGAAGACATCCTGGCCCAGGAAGAAGAGCACGCCGACGACATGGCCGACCTGCTCAACGGTCTTTGA
- a CDS encoding ABC transporter permease subunit: MDGIFLQQLVNGLTLGSVYGLIAIGYTMVYGIIGMINFAHGEVYMISAYLAAISLALLAYFGIESFPLLMLGTLLFTIVVTGVYGFTIERIAYRPLRNSARLAPLISAIGISLILQNYAQISQGARQQGVPTLLEGAVRLDVGSGFVQLTYTKIFILVAAFAGMALLTYVIKYTKLGRMCRATQQDRKMASILGINTDRVISYVFVIGAVMAALAGVLITLNYGTFDFYAGFIIGIKAFTAAVLGGIGSLPGAMLGGIILGVSESLFSGLINTDYKDVFSFSLLVLILIFRPQGLLGRPLVAKV; the protein is encoded by the coding sequence ATGGATGGTATTTTCCTGCAGCAACTGGTCAACGGCCTGACCCTCGGGTCGGTCTATGGCCTGATCGCCATCGGCTACACAATGGTCTATGGCATCATCGGCATGATCAACTTCGCGCACGGCGAGGTGTACATGATCTCCGCTTACCTGGCGGCGATCAGCCTGGCATTGCTGGCCTATTTCGGGATCGAGTCGTTTCCGCTGCTGATGTTGGGCACCTTGCTGTTCACCATCGTGGTCACTGGCGTGTACGGCTTCACCATCGAACGCATCGCCTACCGGCCGCTGCGCAACTCCGCCCGGCTGGCGCCGCTGATCAGCGCCATCGGCATTTCCCTGATCCTGCAGAACTATGCGCAAATCAGCCAGGGCGCGCGCCAGCAAGGCGTGCCCACCCTGCTCGAAGGCGCCGTGCGGCTCGACGTCGGTTCAGGCTTCGTGCAACTGACCTACACCAAGATCTTCATCCTCGTCGCCGCCTTCGCCGGCATGGCGCTGCTCACCTACGTGATCAAGTACACCAAGCTGGGGCGGATGTGCCGTGCCACCCAGCAAGACCGCAAGATGGCCTCGATTCTGGGCATCAACACCGACCGGGTGATCTCCTACGTGTTCGTCATCGGGGCGGTGATGGCGGCCCTGGCTGGGGTGCTGATCACCCTCAACTACGGCACCTTCGACTTCTACGCAGGCTTCATCATCGGCATCAAGGCCTTCACCGCAGCGGTGCTCGGCGGCATCGGTTCGCTGCCCGGGGCAATGCTGGGCGGGATCATCCTCGGGGTATCGGAATCGCTGTTCTCCGGGCTGATCAACACCGACTACAAAGACGTGTTCAGCTTCTCGCTGCTGGTGCTGATCCTCATCTTCCGTCCCCAGGGCCTGCTCGGTCGCCCGCTCGTGGCCAAGGTGTGA
- a CDS encoding AsmA family protein — protein MTRPLRIFTWTLATLLTVVAILLIIIATFDWNRAKPFINEKVSEALHRPFAINGNLAVHWRTSPDEGGWRRWVPWPHFTAEDITLGNPEWLKEPRMVGLERVDFRLAPLPLLAQTISIPRIDLVKPDASLTRLADGRANWTFDFGPKDENAEPSKWTVDIGAIGFDQGNVRFDDQTLDTSVKVQIDPLGKPIPYSEIVGKATAEKVGGAQDYAFGFKADGRYKKQPFSATGKIGGLLALQEANQPFPLQIDARAGDTRARVAGTLTDPRNLGALDLRLRLSGKSLGNLYPLTGVTLPDTPPYSTDGRLKANLHAANGATYDYQGFNGKIGDSDIHGDLGYVASQPRPKLSGKLVSNQLLFKDLAPLIGADSNTEQKARGGASKQPADKVLPVEEFRTERWRVMDADVSFDGKRIVHSEQLPFKDLSAHVVLDDGLLQLKPLRFGVAGGNLSSTIRLDGRSTPMQGRAQLTARGFKLKQLFPTFAPMQTSFGELNGDADITGRGNSVATLLGTANGDLRMLINDGAVSRSLMEIAGLNVGNYIVDKLFGDEDVKINCAAADVGIKDGLASTRVFVFDTENAIIYINGTANFANERMDLKITPESKGLRLFSLRTPLYVRGTFAKPSAGVQALPLALRGAGMVALGVAVGPAAGLLALIAPGDSEDNQCTPLLQQMKAGKAPAAVKGKQ, from the coding sequence ATGACGCGCCCGCTTCGAATCTTCACCTGGACCCTCGCCACCTTGCTGACCGTGGTGGCGATCCTGCTGATCATCATCGCCACCTTCGACTGGAACCGCGCCAAGCCGTTCATCAACGAGAAAGTCTCCGAAGCCTTGCACCGTCCCTTCGCCATCAACGGCAACCTGGCCGTGCACTGGCGCACCTCACCTGATGAGGGTGGCTGGCGGCGCTGGGTGCCGTGGCCGCATTTCACCGCCGAGGACATCACCCTGGGTAACCCGGAGTGGCTCAAGGAGCCGCGCATGGTCGGCCTGGAGCGGGTGGATTTTCGTCTTGCGCCGCTGCCGCTGCTGGCGCAGACCATCAGCATTCCGCGCATCGATCTGGTCAAGCCTGATGCCAGCCTGACCCGCCTGGCCGATGGCCGCGCCAACTGGACCTTCGACTTCGGCCCCAAGGATGAAAACGCTGAGCCGTCGAAATGGACCGTCGACATCGGTGCCATTGGCTTCGATCAGGGCAACGTGCGCTTCGACGACCAGACCCTCGACACCAGTGTGAAAGTGCAGATCGATCCGCTGGGCAAGCCGATTCCCTACAGCGAGATCGTCGGCAAGGCCACCGCTGAAAAAGTCGGTGGCGCACAAGACTACGCCTTCGGCTTCAAGGCCGACGGCCGCTACAAGAAGCAGCCGTTCTCGGCCACCGGCAAGATCGGCGGCCTGTTGGCCTTGCAGGAGGCCAACCAGCCGTTCCCGCTGCAGATCGACGCACGCGCCGGTGACACCCGCGCGCGGGTTGCCGGCACCTTGACCGACCCACGCAACCTCGGTGCGCTGGACTTGCGGCTGCGCCTGTCAGGCAAGAGCCTGGGTAATCTCTACCCGCTGACCGGCGTGACCCTGCCGGACACCCCGCCGTACTCCACCGATGGCCGGCTCAAGGCCAACCTGCATGCTGCCAACGGCGCCACCTACGACTACCAGGGCTTCAACGGCAAGATCGGTGACAGCGACATTCACGGCGATCTGGGTTATGTCGCCAGCCAGCCGCGGCCCAAGCTGTCGGGCAAGCTGGTGTCCAATCAACTGCTGTTCAAGGACCTGGCGCCGCTGATCGGTGCCGACTCCAACACCGAACAGAAGGCCCGCGGCGGCGCCAGCAAGCAGCCTGCCGACAAAGTGCTGCCGGTCGAGGAGTTCCGCACCGAGCGCTGGCGGGTCATGGATGCCGATGTCAGCTTCGATGGCAAGCGCATCGTGCACAGCGAGCAACTGCCGTTCAAAGATCTTTCAGCCCATGTGGTGCTCGACGATGGCCTGCTGCAACTCAAGCCGCTGCGCTTCGGCGTGGCCGGTGGCAACCTCAGCAGCACCATTCGTCTGGACGGTCGCAGCACGCCCATGCAGGGTCGGGCGCAATTGACCGCGCGCGGCTTCAAGCTCAAGCAGCTGTTCCCCACCTTCGCACCGATGCAGACCAGCTTTGGTGAGCTCAATGGTGACGCCGATATCACTGGGCGCGGCAACTCGGTGGCGACCTTGCTGGGCACGGCCAATGGTGACCTGCGCATGCTGATCAACGATGGCGCCGTCAGCCGTAGCCTGATGGAAATCGCCGGCCTCAACGTGGGCAACTACATCGTCGACAAGTTGTTCGGCGACGAGGATGTGAAGATCAACTGCGCCGCTGCCGATGTGGGTATCAAGGATGGTCTGGCCAGCACTCGAGTGTTCGTGTTCGACACGGAAAACGCGATCATCTACATCAATGGCACGGCCAACTTCGCCAACGAGCGAATGGACCTGAAGATCACCCCGGAATCGAAGGGGCTGCGTTTGTTCTCGCTGCGCACACCGCTGTATGTGCGCGGCACGTTCGCCAAGCCCAGCGCCGGCGTGCAGGCCTTGCCATTGGCGTTGCGCGGAGCCGGCATGGTCGCACTGGGTGTAGCCGTCGGACCGGCTGCGGGCCTGCTGGCGCTGATCGCCCCAGGCGACAGCGAAGACAACCAATGCACCCCGCTGCTGCAACAGATGAAAGCCGGCAAGGCGCCGGCGGCGGTCAAGGGCAAGCAGTGA
- a CDS encoding AI-2E family transporter, translated as MTFTPRQITIASWIIVFAGLLLALPLKLLPSLLAGLLVFELVNMLTPRLQPLLAGQRARWLAVALLGTLVVLTLSLLIAGAFSFLLHEAENPGASLDKFMALVDRARGQLPPFIDAYLPASAAEFKVAIGDWLKGHFSELQLVGKGMAHMFVTLLIGMILGAIVALQRLPDISRRKPLAAALFERLSLLVQAFRNIVFAQIKISLLNTAFTGVFLAVVLPLFGVHLPLTKTLIVLTFLLGLLPVIGNLISNTLITIVGLSLSIWVAMAALGYLIVIHKVEYFLNARIVGGQIRAKSWELLLAMLVCEAAFGLPGVVAGPIYYAYLKSELRRIELV; from the coding sequence ATGACCTTCACCCCCCGCCAGATCACCATTGCCAGTTGGATCATCGTGTTTGCCGGCCTGCTGCTGGCCCTGCCCCTGAAATTGCTGCCCAGCCTGCTCGCCGGCCTGCTGGTGTTCGAGCTGGTCAACATGCTCACCCCGAGGTTGCAGCCACTGCTGGCCGGACAACGCGCCCGTTGGCTGGCGGTGGCGCTGCTCGGCACGTTGGTGGTGCTGACCCTGAGCTTGCTGATCGCCGGGGCGTTCAGTTTCCTCTTGCACGAAGCAGAGAACCCCGGCGCCTCGCTGGACAAGTTCATGGCCCTGGTCGACCGCGCCCGGGGGCAGTTGCCGCCCTTCATCGACGCCTACCTGCCGGCCAGCGCCGCCGAGTTCAAGGTGGCCATCGGCGACTGGCTCAAAGGGCATTTCAGCGAGTTGCAACTGGTTGGCAAGGGCATGGCGCACATGTTCGTGACCTTGCTGATCGGCATGATCCTCGGTGCTATCGTCGCCTTGCAGCGCCTGCCCGACATTTCACGGCGCAAGCCACTGGCAGCGGCGTTGTTCGAGCGCCTAAGCCTGCTGGTACAGGCGTTTCGCAACATCGTCTTCGCGCAGATCAAGATTTCCCTGCTCAACACCGCCTTCACCGGCGTCTTCCTGGCGGTGGTATTGCCGCTGTTCGGCGTGCACCTGCCGCTGACCAAGACGCTGATCGTGCTCACCTTCCTGCTTGGCCTGCTGCCAGTGATCGGCAACCTGATCTCCAACACCCTGATCACCATCGTCGGGCTGTCGTTGTCGATCTGGGTGGCGATGGCGGCGCTGGGTTACCTGATCGTCATCCACAAGGTCGAGTACTTCCTCAACGCACGCATCGTGGGTGGGCAGATTCGCGCCAAGTCGTGGGAGTTGCTGCTGGCGATGCTGGTGTGCGAGGCGGCGTTCGGCCTGCCGGGGGTGGTGGCCGGGCCGATCTACTACGCCTATTTGAAAAGTGAGCTACGGCGCATCGAGCTGGTGTAG
- a CDS encoding SDR family oxidoreductase, with translation MTDTVFITGATSGFGEATARRFAQAGWKLVLTGRRQERLDALCAELSAHTEVHALVVDVRDRQAMETAIANLPPSFTTLRALVNNAGLALGADAAQNCDLDDWDTMVDTNIKGLMYTTRLLLPRLIAHGRGASILNVGSVAGNYPYPGSHVYGGTKAFVGQFSLSLRCDLRGTGVRVTNIEPGLCESEFSLVRFGGDQSRYDATYAGAEPIQPQDIAETIFWVLNQPAHVNINNLELMPVSQDWAGFAIDRSVKG, from the coding sequence ATGACCGATACCGTATTCATCACCGGGGCGACCTCCGGCTTTGGCGAAGCCACCGCGCGCCGCTTCGCCCAGGCGGGCTGGAAGCTGGTGCTGACCGGCCGGCGTCAGGAACGTCTGGATGCGCTGTGTGCAGAGCTGTCGGCGCACACCGAAGTGCACGCGCTGGTGGTCGATGTGCGTGATCGCCAGGCCATGGAAACCGCCATCGCCAACCTGCCGCCGAGCTTCACCACGCTGCGTGCGCTGGTCAACAACGCAGGCCTGGCGCTGGGTGCCGATGCCGCACAGAACTGCGACCTCGACGACTGGGACACCATGGTCGACACCAACATCAAGGGCCTGATGTACACCACCCGCCTGCTGCTGCCGCGCCTGATCGCCCACGGCCGTGGCGCATCGATCCTCAACGTCGGCTCGGTCGCTGGCAACTATCCGTATCCGGGCAGCCATGTATACGGCGGTACCAAGGCGTTCGTCGGCCAGTTCTCTTTGAGTCTGCGCTGCGACCTGCGCGGCACCGGCGTGCGCGTCACCAACATCGAGCCGGGGTTGTGCGAAAGCGAGTTTTCCCTGGTGCGCTTCGGCGGTGACCAATCACGCTACGACGCCACCTACGCCGGCGCCGAGCCGATCCAGCCGCAGGACATCGCCGAAACCATCTTCTGGGTGCTCAACCAGCCCGCCCACGTCAACATCAATAACCTCGAACTGATGCCGGTGAGCCAGGACTGGGCAGGTTTTGCCATCGACCGCTCGGTCAAGGGCTAG
- the livM gene encoding high-affinity branched-chain amino acid ABC transporter permease LivM, with protein MTVASTASSSIDLKRSLIETLVAGLLALIVFGPVVGVVLDGYSFNAQPTRVAWLVGAVMVGRFLLSLFLQTAPGLRLLQGFEGNGSGVHVRPLDYKSRLRYIIPALIVIAIVFPIFANKYLLTVVILGLIYVLLGLGLNIVVGLAGLLDLGYVAFYAIGAYGLALGYQYLGLGFWSVLPLAAIAAALAGCILGFPVLRMHGDYLAIVTLGFGEIIRLVLNNWLSFTGGPNGMPAPSPTFLGLEFGRRAKDGGVPFHEFFGIDYNPNLKFLFIYAVLFLVVLAVLYIKHRLTRMPVGRAWEALREDEIACRSMGLNHVLVKLSAFTLGASTAGLAGVFFATYQGFVNPSSFTFFESALILAIVVLGGMGSTVGVVIAAFVLTVAPELLRSFSEYRVLLFGVLMVLMMIWRPRGLIRIGRTGVPVRKGVAP; from the coding sequence ATGACTGTCGCCTCTACTGCTTCTTCTTCGATCGATCTCAAACGCAGTCTCATCGAAACCTTGGTCGCCGGCCTGCTGGCGCTGATCGTGTTCGGCCCAGTGGTCGGCGTGGTGCTCGACGGCTACAGCTTCAACGCCCAGCCCACCCGGGTCGCCTGGCTGGTCGGGGCGGTGATGGTCGGGCGTTTCCTGCTCAGTCTGTTCCTGCAAACCGCACCCGGCCTGCGCCTGCTGCAAGGCTTCGAGGGCAATGGCTCAGGCGTGCATGTGCGGCCGCTGGACTACAAGTCGCGGCTGCGCTACATCATTCCGGCACTGATCGTGATCGCCATCGTCTTTCCCATCTTCGCCAACAAGTACCTGCTGACCGTGGTCATCCTCGGGCTGATCTACGTGCTGCTGGGGCTGGGGTTGAACATCGTGGTAGGTCTTGCCGGCTTGCTCGACCTCGGCTACGTGGCCTTCTACGCCATCGGCGCCTACGGCCTGGCGTTGGGTTACCAGTACCTCGGGCTGGGATTCTGGAGCGTGCTGCCGCTGGCCGCCATCGCTGCGGCGCTGGCTGGGTGCATACTCGGCTTCCCAGTGCTACGCATGCACGGCGACTACCTGGCCATCGTCACCCTGGGCTTTGGCGAGATCATTCGCCTGGTGCTGAACAACTGGCTGTCGTTCACCGGCGGGCCGAATGGCATGCCGGCACCGTCGCCGACCTTCCTGGGCCTGGAGTTCGGCCGTCGGGCCAAGGATGGCGGGGTGCCGTTCCACGAGTTCTTCGGCATCGACTACAACCCCAACCTGAAATTCCTGTTCATCTACGCGGTGCTGTTCCTGGTGGTGCTGGCGGTGCTGTACATCAAGCATCGCCTGACCCGCATGCCGGTCGGGCGGGCCTGGGAGGCGCTGCGTGAGGACGAGATCGCCTGCCGCTCGATGGGCCTGAACCACGTGCTGGTCAAGCTCTCGGCGTTCACCCTGGGCGCCTCCACCGCAGGGCTTGCCGGGGTGTTCTTCGCCACCTATCAGGGCTTCGTCAACCCGTCGTCGTTCACCTTCTTCGAGTCGGCGCTGATTCTGGCGATCGTCGTGTTGGGCGGCATGGGTTCGACGGTCGGCGTGGTCATCGCCGCCTTCGTGCTGACCGTAGCCCCCGAGCTGCTGCGCAGCTTCTCGGAATACCGCGTGCTGCTGTTTGGTGTGCTCATGGTGCTGATGATGATCTGGCGTCCACGCGGACTGATTCGCATAGGTCGCACCGGGGTGCCGGTGCGCAAGGGGGTGGCGCCATGA
- a CDS encoding ABC transporter ATP-binding protein, producing MNDEIVLSVEHLMMQFGGIKALSDVNLQVRRNQIFALIGPNGAGKTTVFNCLTGFYKASGGRIELNVRGTPTNVIQLLGERFEPTDFVSPARFANRLYYKMFGGTHLVNRAGLARTFQNIRLFREMSVVENLLVAQHMWVNRNLLAGVLNTPGYRKAESDALDHAFYWLEVVDLVDCANRLAGELSYGQQRRLEIARAMCTRPKIICLDEPAAGLNPQETEALSRMIRVLRDQHDLTVVLIEHDMGMVMSISDHIVVLDHGNVIAEGTPQEIRNNPTVIAAYLGAEEEEIV from the coding sequence ATGAACGACGAGATCGTGCTGTCGGTCGAGCACCTGATGATGCAGTTTGGCGGCATCAAGGCGCTCAGCGACGTCAACCTGCAAGTCAGGCGCAACCAGATCTTCGCCCTGATCGGCCCCAACGGCGCGGGCAAGACTACGGTGTTCAACTGCCTGACCGGGTTCTACAAGGCTAGCGGCGGGCGCATCGAGCTGAACGTGCGTGGCACGCCGACCAACGTCATTCAACTGCTCGGTGAGCGCTTCGAGCCTACCGATTTCGTCTCGCCTGCGCGGTTTGCCAACCGCCTGTACTACAAGATGTTCGGCGGCACCCACCTGGTCAATCGCGCCGGATTGGCGCGCACCTTCCAGAACATCCGCCTGTTCCGCGAAATGTCGGTGGTGGAAAACCTGCTGGTGGCGCAGCACATGTGGGTCAACCGCAACCTGCTGGCCGGCGTGCTCAATACCCCGGGTTACCGCAAGGCCGAAAGCGACGCGCTCGACCATGCCTTCTACTGGCTGGAGGTGGTCGATCTGGTCGATTGCGCCAATCGCCTGGCCGGCGAGCTGTCGTATGGCCAGCAGCGGCGCCTGGAGATTGCCCGGGCCATGTGTACCCGACCCAAGATCATCTGCCTGGACGAACCGGCTGCCGGTCTCAACCCGCAGGAAACCGAAGCGCTGAGCCGGATGATCCGTGTGCTGCGCGACCAGCACGACCTGACCGTGGTGCTGATCGAGCACGACATGGGCATGGTCATGAGCATCTCCGACCACATCGTGGTGCTCGACCACGGCAATGTCATCGCCGAAGGCACCCCCCAGGAGATTCGCAACAACCCGACCGTGATCGCCGCCTACCTGGGTGCCGAAGAAGAGGAAATCGTATGA
- a CDS encoding AGE family epimerase/isomerase, with protein sequence MSNALSCLSELSQRLNRVRRHFAEHIVPLWQGPGWNAELALPFEALDAQQRPEPVKRYRAMACARQLYLFSSRLEQPGAAQRAAALFDSLQRHFHDAQHGGWFYSIDANGKPLDRRKDLYTHAFIAFACAHYWGQVKAPAVAAVLDDVLTVVTQRFARTDGLYEASLAEDWSNLNTGPLQNPSMHLAEAFLQVLAVRDDSATEQALLTLCDALHRHFIEPQHGLMLEKPCGTVDNWFEPGHQFEWFYLLETSALLRGTPLHAAIDRAFDFAERHGVERGAVLAMLDVQGRVLDATQRIWAKAEYLRALVLRPNAQGRLLEQLSALEQLFFHPHGWHECRDASGAVSRHDMPSTTPYHLATALEGLRRLDSAGTIAH encoded by the coding sequence ATGTCCAACGCCCTTTCCTGCCTGTCCGAGCTGAGCCAGCGCCTGAATCGCGTACGCCGGCACTTCGCCGAGCACATCGTGCCGCTGTGGCAAGGGCCGGGCTGGAACGCCGAACTGGCGCTGCCCTTCGAGGCCCTCGACGCCCAGCAGCGTCCTGAACCGGTCAAGCGCTATCGCGCCATGGCCTGCGCCCGCCAGTTGTACCTGTTCAGCAGTCGCCTCGAGCAGCCCGGCGCGGCGCAACGGGCGGCGGCGTTGTTCGATTCCTTGCAGCGGCATTTCCATGATGCTCAGCACGGCGGCTGGTTCTACAGCATCGATGCCAACGGCAAGCCACTGGATCGACGCAAAGACCTCTACACCCATGCCTTCATCGCCTTCGCCTGCGCCCACTATTGGGGCCAGGTCAAGGCACCGGCCGTGGCAGCGGTGCTCGATGACGTACTGACAGTCGTCACCCAGCGTTTCGCCCGCACGGACGGCCTGTATGAAGCAAGCCTGGCTGAAGACTGGTCGAACCTGAACACTGGCCCGCTGCAAAACCCGTCGATGCACTTGGCGGAGGCCTTCCTGCAAGTGCTGGCCGTACGCGACGACAGCGCTACCGAGCAGGCGCTGCTGACACTGTGCGACGCGTTGCACCGCCACTTCATCGAACCGCAGCATGGGTTGATGCTGGAGAAACCCTGCGGCACTGTGGATAACTGGTTCGAGCCAGGACACCAGTTCGAGTGGTTCTATCTGTTGGAAACCTCGGCGCTGCTGCGTGGCACCCCGCTGCACGCAGCCATCGACCGCGCCTTCGACTTCGCCGAGCGGCACGGCGTGGAACGCGGCGCGGTGCTTGCGATGCTCGATGTGCAAGGGCGCGTGCTCGACGCCACCCAACGCATCTGGGCCAAGGCCGAATACCTGCGTGCGCTGGTACTACGGCCCAACGCCCAAGGGCGCCTGCTCGAGCAGCTCAGCGCCCTGGAGCAGTTGTTCTTCCATCCGCACGGCTGGCACGAATGCCGTGACGCCAGCGGCGCCGTGAGCCGCCACGACATGCCCTCGACCACGCCCTACCATTTGGCGACCGCGCTCGAAGGGCTGCGGCGACTCGACTCGGCTGGAACCATCGCCCACTGA
- a CDS encoding ABC transporter ATP-binding protein, protein MSAAILELRDLNVFYGPIQALKGVSMHIDEGETVSLIGANGAGKSTLLMSIFGQPRAASGQILYRGTDITRKSSHYIASNGIAQSPEGRRVFPDMTVEENLMMGTIPIGDKHADQDMQRMYELFPRLKERRSQRAMTMSGGEQQMLAIARALMSRPKLLLLDEPSLGLAPIVVKQIFATLRELAQGGMTIFLVEQNANHALKLSDRAYVMVNGQIRMSGSGRELLANEEVRNAYLGGH, encoded by the coding sequence ATGAGCGCAGCCATTCTCGAACTGCGTGACCTGAACGTCTTCTACGGCCCGATCCAGGCGCTCAAGGGCGTGTCGATGCACATCGACGAGGGCGAGACGGTGAGCCTGATCGGCGCCAACGGCGCGGGCAAGTCGACCTTGCTGATGTCGATTTTCGGCCAGCCGCGGGCGGCCTCGGGGCAGATTCTCTATCGCGGCACCGACATCACCCGCAAGAGCTCGCACTACATCGCCTCCAACGGCATTGCTCAATCGCCTGAGGGGCGCAGGGTGTTCCCGGATATGACCGTGGAAGAGAACCTGATGATGGGCACCATCCCCATCGGCGACAAACATGCCGATCAGGACATGCAGCGCATGTACGAGCTGTTCCCACGGCTCAAGGAACGTCGTTCGCAGCGGGCCATGACCATGTCCGGGGGCGAGCAGCAGATGCTGGCCATCGCTCGCGCCCTGATGAGTCGGCCCAAGCTGCTGCTGCTCGATGAGCCGTCGCTGGGGCTGGCGCCGATCGTGGTCAAGCAGATCTTCGCCACACTGCGCGAGTTGGCCCAGGGCGGCATGACCATCTTTCTCGTCGAGCAGAATGCCAACCATGCACTGAAGCTGTCGGACCGCGCCTATGTGATGGTCAACGGGCAGATCCGCATGAGCGGCAGCGGGCGGGAACTGCTGGCCAACGAGGAGGTGCGCAACGCTTACCTGGGTGGTCACTGA
- a CDS encoding TetR family transcriptional regulator, with protein MSPRAEQKLQTRQALLDAACELMQSGRGFGSISLREVARSAGIVPTGFYRHFPDMDALGLALVGEVETTFRDTIRRVRHNEFELGGITDASVRIFLDVVAAHRTQFLFLAREQYGGSHAVRQAIARLRHGISSDLATDLARMPRWQHLDHVALSMMADLVVKTVFATLPELIDSPDPACPEPLSAQEKIAQQLRFIFIGARHWQGLSNPG; from the coding sequence ATGTCGCCGCGCGCCGAACAGAAGCTTCAGACCCGTCAGGCCTTGCTCGATGCTGCCTGCGAGCTGATGCAGAGTGGTCGCGGGTTCGGCAGCATCAGCCTGCGCGAGGTGGCGCGCAGCGCGGGTATCGTGCCTACCGGGTTCTATCGGCATTTCCCCGACATGGACGCCCTGGGTCTGGCCCTGGTCGGCGAAGTCGAAACCACGTTCCGTGACACCATCCGCCGCGTACGCCACAACGAGTTCGAGCTCGGCGGCATCACCGACGCCTCGGTGCGCATTTTCCTCGACGTGGTGGCCGCGCACCGCACCCAGTTCCTGTTCCTGGCCCGCGAGCAGTACGGCGGCTCCCATGCCGTACGCCAGGCCATCGCGCGGCTGCGCCATGGCATCAGCTCGGATCTGGCCACCGACCTGGCGCGCATGCCGCGCTGGCAGCACCTGGACCACGTGGCGCTGTCGATGATGGCCGATCTGGTGGTCAAGACCGTCTTCGCTACCCTCCCGGAACTGATCGACAGCCCCGACCCGGCGTGCCCCGAACCCCTGAGCGCGCAAGAGAAGATCGCCCAGCAACTGCGCTTCATCTTCATCGGCGCGCGCCACTGGCAGGGCCTGAGCAACCCCGGTTGA